Within the Epinephelus lanceolatus isolate andai-2023 chromosome 9, ASM4190304v1, whole genome shotgun sequence genome, the region tacccTTTTTGTTGAAAATGTTTCAAGAGACTAGTGGCTATAGTCTGCACTGTAGACACATTTATTTAGGCAACACCCCGAGCTGTTCTGTCAAGTGAAAGCGCCTGCtgttgcctgatatcagacagtatTGTCAACTCATTGCACTCCGTTTTCATCTTCAGGCTGACAGAGTCCACACTAACTGATTTCCGTGGGGGAGGGTGATTTGATTCTCCCTTACCTACAACTAGTGACCAATGTATCCACCTGAATCTAACATCAACATCATTGAAAGAGTGGAGAAGAGCAAAGTAAATCAAACTTCGATGTCAGGCAGTATTGAGAAGACATGTTGATCAGGAACAGCCGCAGTAGCAGCGTCTATCTTGTCTGTAGCACTCACCATTGTCATTACTCCTCATTGGTTCTGGAGCACTGcttgacaacagcttgacaaAAGCATAAGTCCCAGTCGTGCTGCTTGTTGGCTAAATGAGTCCCCTCCGCAGAGCTCATTGGTTGTTTCTTATCTTAACCTGCTTCATGTCACGATGCCAGACAGATCAGTCAACTTGAACTCAATGGGGTGGGATTCCAAGGTCTGGACCCACGCAGCACTTGTTGTGAATGAAGTCATGAAATTTGTTTCAAAGTGTTTTAATCCCGTTTGTATACTTTGTACACACGCCATAAACAACAGTTTTTCGTCATTTACTGCCATGTTCACAGTGACTTGTAgagttctgtctctgtctgcttgtgtgaaCCAGGGGTGTAAATCAGGGGCATGTGATTGATATCAGACGGTACTGGTAAATACTCTTACTCTTACTCTTAGTGTGTGCCTGGATGGAAATGGTGATACATTCTTGCCGTGGGAATTTTAAACTAAAGGCGTATCTTTAAGGTGACCATATGCATCAGTATCTGTATTGGATTACTTGGATAACTCCAAGTCAATGTATCAGTGTGAACCTAGCATAAAACATTCTGGTTTGATAACACAATATTAAAATGTAGTACATTACATTTGACAGTTGTTGTattctttaaaaatgtattcatatattgttttttgttgttgtaggaGACTCATGTGATTCACACATTCAAAGAGGACTTTTATGGGGAGGTTCTCAGTGTTGTCATGGTGGGCTACATCCGTCCGGAGAGAAGCTACAACTCACTTGGTAGGACAcctttctctgtctttatctctccctctttcacacactcacacatgctcatacacacactctttctctcacacaaacacacacaatttcaATTTGTGTATGCCTGCAGTCAAAGGCATAACATGATCCGTGCCTCCAGATTTGATCTTGCTATTTTTCCTCTTAAGCCTCCACGATTCCCTCCCTgtacctctctgtctctcctcgtCTTTATCTCTCCCTCATTTCTGTTCCTAACAGAAGCGCTCATCGCAGCCATAAACAACGACATTGAGGAGGCCAAGGTCAAGCTGGAGCTCCCAGAGCATCTCAAACTGAAAGACGACAACTTCTTCACCAGCACTCCCAGCTCGTTGTCAGCGCTGCCCCCCACCACTGCATCCACATCACAGACTATTATGAATGGTCACTGACAGCTGGTTGTGACTGTTGCACTTtgtgcacaaacatgcacacacacaccagaaaaacacaaaggttTCCATATACACACGGGTGTATGCACTCATTAAAATGCACAGCCTCATACTGAGATCTCCTAGCTGTCGTCATGGTTGCAGATGGACGCCATCGTAAACATCTTTTCTATTGTACTTCTCTTTTACTTCCTCAGTGTGTCTATTTGAAGAACTGTTTAACTTCTTGTATGAGTTTGTTGCAGATAGCCAGTCACGTCATAGATGTTTATTTGTATATATCCAAACCATATTGCCTCATTTTACATCATAACTGTGTGTGAATCTCTTTGGTCCCACTGTGCATTTGGAATCTTTTATGTGAGAAGGAActtaaaaatacagattttaggATGAAGGTGGCCACTAAATACAAGCAATTCTGTAATAATCTTTATATAATCGAAGACACAAATGAACCGCAAACTCAACTCCGTGAACACTACCTAGCCAACGTTGAAAAACAGGATACCTATCATGTACTGTTCTGttgatgtttgtttctgtgtgttagAGACAGAAGTCTGGGCATTATTATCTCTAACGAAAACACTGGCCGCACTGTTGGATGGCTTGATGCAACAAATTGTCTAAACGCAAGGCATCTGTGGGAGGATGGGGAAATTAAATtatgaaatgatataaatttaaTGGTATTAAAGTATCTTTGCTTTCTCTTATTTTCCTCTTGAGAAAACATCTTTCCAGTGTGACACAAGCCCTCTACTGTTTATCACTGCCCTGAAAAATTATCCCGTTACATCTGACTAAAGATTGGATTTAGGGTTTTTGATGCATTATGCAGAATAAAATCTCACAGGGATTATTTGATAACCATTAGAATGGTCGTGTATTTGATAAAATGTGCAGAAAAACATGTTGTAAAGAGCAGATTTTAAAATAATGTCAGCCTATGTGCTCTCTGGATT harbors:
- the rfk gene encoding riboflavin kinase, with product MKSLPYFCRGEVIRGFGRGSKELGIPTANFPDSVVDNLPADIGTGIYYGWACVGNGNVYKMVMSIGWNPYYKNTKKSMETHVIHTFKEDFYGEVLSVVMVGYIRPERSYNSLEALIAAINNDIEEAKVKLELPEHLKLKDDNFFTSTPSSLSALPPTTASTSQTIMNGH